The following are from one region of the Anabrus simplex isolate iqAnaSimp1 chromosome 8, ASM4041472v1, whole genome shotgun sequence genome:
- the LOC136878969 gene encoding zinc finger protein 577-like isoform X1, giving the protein MENVVTVKCEPDWPQSTEPELESIEEPHCVLEEGCNAVTEVWVKPGPDSEDLISEDPVGLESNNEEQNCSAGNMEASGLEANDNSEASEDEAESKDDKLSPDRFNEVRIHSHTDHLNSFCGKPKIDANSVPSASPKSKNIFLCELCPKTFGRRSHLKSHLLSHTGEKNFRCDVCSKFFSKKEHLNRHSIIHTGEKKYICSLCHKQFGQKCTLSKHILTHTGKKEFKCQVCGKEFVQRDHLNCHLVSHSRERKYECPICNKQFLLRCDVKRHLISHSKEKSFSCSVCGKLFALKSVLKQHLATHDQPRETKCSVCSKDFERLSSLKRLEATHTTVVGMPTLPIVYRGNTANSRMRLNALLAAEQEISTEQQSLSKRKVLKGNDVEELTVVPDIPEHGLSSSDSEKTS; this is encoded by the exons ATGGAGAACGTGGTCACTGTGAAATGTGAGCCTGACTGGCCCCAGAGTACTGAGCCTGAGCTGGAGTCCATTGAG GAACCTCATTGTGTTTTAGAAGAAGGTTGTAATGCAGTAACTGAAGTTTGGGTGAAACCTGGACCAGACTCAGAGGACTTGATTTCTGAAGATCCAGTTGGACTAGAAAGCAACAATGAAGAACAGAATTGTTCTGCAGGAAATATGGAGGCTTCTGGATTGGAAGCCAATGATAATTCTGAG GCTTCAGAGGATGAAGCTGAAAGTAAAGATGACAAGCTCAGTCCAGATCGTTTCAATGAGGTGCGCATACA TTCTCATACTGATCATCTAAATTCCTTCTGTGGCAAGCCAAAAATCGATGCCAACTCAGTACCTTCAGCATCTCCTAAAAGTAAAAACATATTCCTGTGTGAACTGTGCCCAAAAACATTTGGTCGCCGCAGTCATTTAAAATCTCATTTACTCTCGCACACCGGTGAAAAGAATTTTAGGTGTGATGTGTGTTCTAAATTCTTTTCTAAGAAAGAACATTTGAATCGACATTCAATTATTCATACAGGAGAGAAAAAGTACATTTGTAGTTTGTGCCATAAACAATTTGGCCAAAAGTGCACACTAAGTAAGCACATTCTCACTCATACAGGCAAAAAGGAATTCAAGTGTCAAGTGTGTGGTAAAGAGTTTGTCCAGCGTGATCATTTAAATTGTCACTTGGTTTCTCATTCAAGGGAGAGGAAGTATGAATGTCCGATATGTAATAAGCAGTTTCTGCTTAGATGCGATGTGAAACGGCACTTAATCTCACATAGTAAAGAAAAGAGTTTCTCTTGTTCAGTATGTGGAAAACTTTTCGCCTTGAAAAGTGTGCTTAAGCAACATCTAGCCACTCATGATCAACCTAGAGAAACCAAATGTTCTGTATGTTCTAAGGATTTTGAAAGGTTAAGTTCCTTAAAGAGGCTTGAAGCAACTCATACTACTGTGGTGGGCATGCCCACACTGCCTATTGTTTATAGAGGGAACACCGCTAATTCAAGAATGCGGTTGAATGCTCTTTTGGCTGCAGAACAAGAAATCTCCACTGAGCAACAAAGTCTCTCAAAAAGAAAAGTGTTGAAAGGTAATGATGTTGAAGAATTGACTGTTGTTCCTGACATTCCTGAGCATGGTCTTTCGTCTAGTGACTCTGAGAAAACTTCTTAG
- the LOC136878969 gene encoding uncharacterized protein isoform X2: MENVVTVKCEPDWPQSTEPELESIEEPHCVLEEGCNAVTEVWVKPGPDSEDLISEDPVGLESNNEEQNCSAGNMEASGLEANDNSEASEDEAESKDDKLSPDRFNEVRIQYMLWVKEGV; this comes from the exons ATGGAGAACGTGGTCACTGTGAAATGTGAGCCTGACTGGCCCCAGAGTACTGAGCCTGAGCTGGAGTCCATTGAG GAACCTCATTGTGTTTTAGAAGAAGGTTGTAATGCAGTAACTGAAGTTTGGGTGAAACCTGGACCAGACTCAGAGGACTTGATTTCTGAAGATCCAGTTGGACTAGAAAGCAACAATGAAGAACAGAATTGTTCTGCAGGAAATATGGAGGCTTCTGGATTGGAAGCCAATGATAATTCTGAG GCTTCAGAGGATGAAGCTGAAAGTAAAGATGACAAGCTCAGTCCAGATCGTTTCAATGAGGTGCGCATACA